The Streptomyces rimosus genomic interval CAGCTGACCGACGGGCCGTGGGACGACCGCGGCCCAGCCTGGTCGCCGGACGGCACCCGGCTCGCCTTCGCCTCCGAGCGGGGCGGCGATCCGGTGGCGGGCAGTCCGTACCGGATCTGGGTCCTGGACGTACGGACACGGAAACTGACCCAGATCACGGGGCGGGCCGGGCAGCGAGGGCCCCTCCAGGACGGCGCGTGGGAGGACTTCGACCCCACCTGGTCGCCGGACGGCGCACGGCTGTGGTTCGTGCGCGGCACGGTCTCGGAGACCGCCCTCGACAGCCGTACGATCGTGTCCGTACAGGCCGACGGCGGCGGCGAGGTCACGGCCGAGCACACCGACACCTCCGGCGGCCAGGTCATGGTCCCGGCGGTGGCGCCCGCCGCGAAGGGCGGCCCGGCCCGGCTCGCCTACCTGCGCACCACCGAGCGCCCCGGCGCCACCTGCGCCCTCGTCGTGGACGGTGCGCAGGTCCCGGTGGACGGTGACGTGGAGCCCGTGCCGCCGCGCTGGATCTCGCGCGACGAGCTGCTGCTGACCGTCGGCGGCCAGTTCACGGTACTGCGACCCGGTGCGCCGGACGACGCGGAGACCATCGACTTCAAGGCCGAGCTGCCGGTGCGCCGCCCCCGTTACGAGGTCAAGGACTACGGCTTCGAGCGCACGGGCGTCCGGCCGGTGCGCGGGGTGCACCTGCCCGCGCTCTCCCCCGACGGGCGGCAGGTGGCCTTCGCCGCGCTCAATTCACTGTGGGTGACGCCCACTTCTGGCGGGCGGCCGCGGCGTGTCGTACGGGCCGACCCCACCCGGTACGTCCTCGGGCCGAGCTGGGCCAGGGACGGCCGGTCCCTGCTGTACGCCGACGACCGCGACGGGCTGTTCGCGGTCCGCCGACACGACCTGACGACCGGCGCGGAGACGGTACTGGCCGAAGGCGGCCGGGTACAGCCCGCACTGTCCCCGGACGGCGGGCGGCTGGCCGCGATCGACATGTCGGGCAATCTCGTCGTACGGGACCTGGCGGCCGGCACGGAGCGGGTGGCCGCCGAGCCGCTGGGCGGCGGCGGTGTGCCGGGCCGGCCCAGCTGGTCGCCGGACGGCCGCTACCTGGCGTTCTGCGACCGCAACCGCCTCAACCGCCGCTTCCGCGAGGGCTACAACCTCATCCGGATCATCGACACCCGCACCGGAAACGACCGGCTGCACACCCCCGGTCCCGGCACCACACTGCTGTCCATCGCCGACCGCTACGACTCCGGTCCGGTCTGGTCCCCGGACGGCCGGTGGCTGGCGCTGATCGCGGAATCCGCGCTGTGGGTGCTGCCCGTACGGCCGGACGGCACGCCCGACGGCGCCCCGCGCCGGCTGACCGACGAGAGCGCCGACCACCCGTCCTGGTCCGGCGACTCCCGTACGCTGCTCTATCTCTCGGCGGGCAGGCTGCGGCTGATCGGGGTGCACGGCGGCGCGGCCCGTACGGTCAAGGTGGCCCTGGACCACCGCGGCACCCGCGCCCGGGACACGGTCGTGCACGCGGGCCGGTTCTGGGACGGGACCGGCGAGGAGGTGCGCGAGGACGTCGACCTGGTGGTACGGGACGGCCGGATCACCGCCGTGGAGCCGCACGCCCGGGCGGGACGGCGCGCCGCGCGCCGCGTCGACGCCTCCGCGCGGACGGTGATCCCCGGACTGTGGGACTCCCACACCCACCCGTGGCAGACGACGTACGGCGGCCGGCAGACCGCGCTCCAGCTCGCCTACGGCATCACCACGGCCGTCTCGTTCGGCGGTTTCTCCTACGAGCAGGCCCGCATCCGCGAGGCGGTCACCGCCGGTACGCTCGCCGGGCCGCGGCTGCTGGCCTGCGGCGAGCTGCTGGACGGCAGCCGCGTCGCGTACAGCATGGGCCGCGCGCACAGCACGCGCGAGGGCCTGCGCCGGTCGCTGGAACGGGGCGCCGCGCTCGACTGGGACTTCGTCAAGACCTACGTACGGGCCCCCGGCTGGATCATGGCGGAGGCCGCGCGCTTCGCGCACCAGCGGCTGGGGGTGCGCTCCGGCGGGCACCTGCTGACGCCCGGCGTACAGCTCGGCCAGGACCTGACGACCCACCTCCAGGCCACCCAGCGCCTGGAGTTCGGGCACGCGGTCACCGCCACCGGGCACGCGTACGAGGACGTGGAGGAGGTCTACACCGCCACGAACTTCCACCTCATCGCCACCCCGTTCACCGCCTCCGTGCTGCTGGGCGCCGACCCCGGGCTCGCCGACGACGCCCGGGTCAAGACGCTCATGCCGCCGTGGGACGCCGCACTGGTGCGGGAGAACGCCGGCAAGCGGCCCACCCCGCAGCAGCTGGGCGACATCGAGACCGAAGTCGGCGTCTACCGGAGGGTGCTGCGCGGCGGCGGGCTCGTCGCGCTGGGCACCGACCAGCCGCTGACGCCGGTCGGCCTGCACCTGCACCTGGCGCTGCGCGCCCTGCACCGCTACGGGCTCACCCCCGCGCAGGCCCTGCGCACCGCCACCGCGCTCCCGGCCCGCGTCTTCGGCGCGGACCGGGACCTGGGCACCCTGGAGGAGGGCAAGCTGGCCGACCTGGTGATCGTGGACGGCGACCCGTTCACCGACTTCGCCTCGCTGGTCCGTACGGCCGCGGTGCTGCGCGGCGGGCGGCTGTACGAGCAGCGGGACCTGGTGGCGGCCTTCCCCGCGCCCACCGCCCGCGCGGCCCGGGCCGCGGCGCGGGAGGCGGACTGGCTGGCGGTGGGGCGGCGGCACCGGCGCGATTCCTGCTGCGGGGGCTGAGGTGCGCGGGAGGCGTCCTCACACCTTCTTGGTCTGGCCCCGCTCGAAGTAGTCCACCAGCACCGGGTCCAGCGGCGGCACCTCGCGCGGGGTGCCGCCGCCCCGGAGCGAGGCGGTGGCCAGGGCGCCCGCCGCCACCGCCATCCGGGCCGCGACCGGTGAGGTGTCGGTGCGCCCGCCGTGCCGGACGAACCGCAGGAACTCGTCGACCAGCAGCGGATCGGCGCCGCCGTGCCCCGCCTCGTCGTCCGTCTCGCCGGCCGGCAGCTGGTACACCGCGTCGGCGTCGGCGCGGTAGCCGGACTGGCGGGAGTTCCACACCCGTACCGAACCGCCCGGCCCGTCCCCGAAGTTCTCCAGACGGCCCGCGTCCCCGATGACGGTGTAGTTCCGCCAGTAGTCGGGGCTGAAGTGACATTGCTGGTAGGCGGCCAGCACCCCGTTGTCCAGGCGCATGTTGACCAGGGAGACGTCCTCGACGTCGATCCGCGGGTTCAGGCCGCGCTGGTCTCCGGGGGGCCAGTGCGCGTCGTGCTCCAGCCAGTCCTCCGGGCGGGGCTCGCCCGGTGCCCGGCGCATGCCCGGATCGTCGTACACCATCAGGTCGCCCAGCGCCTGCACCTGGCGCGCGTAGCCGCCCGCGAGCCAGTGCAGCGCGTCCAGGTCGTGCGCGCCCTTCTGGAGCAGCAGTCCGTTGGTGTGGCGCCGCTCGGCGTGCCAGTCCTTGAAGTAGTAGTCGCCGCCGTGCCCGACGAAGTGGCGTACCCATACGGTCCGCACGCGGCCGATGTCGCCGCGGGTGATCAGTTCTCGCATCAGCCGGATCACCGGCATATGGCGCATGTTGTGGCCCACGTACAGGCGCGTGCCGGTGTCGTGGGCGGTCCGCAGGATCGTGTCGCAGTCCTCGACGGAGATCGCGAGGGGCTTCTCCACGAAGACCGGGTGGCCCGCGCGCAGGGCCTGGCACGCCAGGTCCGCGTGGGTGTGGTCGGGGGTCAGGACGAGCAGCGCGTCGAGGTCCGGGTGGTCCAGGAGCGCGCGGTGGTCGGTGAACGCCTCGGCGCCGGGGAGGCGTCTGGTGGCGAATGCCAGTGCTTTTGGGTCGGTGTCGGCCACCGCGGCGACCCGCGCGCCGTATCCCGGCCGGTGGGCGGTGAGCGCGAGGTCGCCGCGCAGGCCGAAGCCGATGACGCCCAGCCGCAGATCGTCGGTCATGAGGTGCCTCCTCGGTCGGACGGACTCCATGGTCGGCGGGGCGGGGAACCGAGGGCCGGCGGCGCGTGCGGGGCCGCGGGCCCCGCCTTCGCGCCGACCTACGCCACCCCGGGGAAACACCGCCGGACGTGCTCCCCGCACCGTAGACCACGGGGGTGGTGAATGGGTTCTGCGCGCTCCTATTGGTCGCATAAATGCGCGGAGTTGATGTTTTATGCGCCGCTCAGCAGGTATGCCAACGTGTATTGCACAAGGTAAGCAACCGATGACGGTCCGGAACGGCACCGCAGGGGCCGGGGCGACCGGAGGCGCACACCCGGAGCGCGCCGTCCGGCGAAGCGAGCAGCAGCACAGCGCGGGGGCGTTCAGCCAAGGAGGCTCGTCTTGCATCGCTACTTCACCAATCAGCGGCATGAAGCGCTCCGGCGCCGGGTGCGGGACTTCGCCGAGAGCGAGGTCCGGCCCCGGATAGCCGAGATGGAGGCGGCCCGTACGGTCTGTCATGATCTGTCGCGCCTGATCGCCCGCCAGGGGTGGATCGGCGCGACCGTGCACCGCGCCTACGGCGGGATGGGCGCCGGACACCTGGCCAAGACCGTCATCATCGAGGAGCTGTCGCGGGTCAGCGGCGCCATGGGCGCCATGGTGCAGGCGTCCCAGCTCGGCGCCGCGAAGATCATCCACTTCGGCAGCGCGGAGCAGAAGAAGACCTGGCTGCCGGCCATCGCCACGGGCGCGTGCCTGCCGACCATCGCGGTCACCGAGCCGCAGTCGGGCGGCCAGGTGCTCGGCATGACCGGCACGGCGGTCCGCGACGGCGACGACTACGTCCTCAACGGCCGCAAGATCTACGTCGGCAACAGCCACGTCGGCGATCTGCACGGCGTCGTCATGCGCACCGGCGAGGGCTCCTCGGGCCTGTCGGCGTTCCTGGTGGAGGCGGACCGGCCGGGCGTACGGGCCGGTGCGCAGCGGCCCGCTATGGGGCTGCACGGCTTCGGCTTCGGCGAGCTGTTCTTCGACAACTGCCGGGTGCCCGCGGCGAACCTCCTCGGCCGCGAGGGCGACGGGCTGGCCGTCGCGTACTCCTCCAGCGTGCTGTACGGCCGGCCGAACCTGACCGCGGTGTCCCTCGGCATCCACCAGGCGGTGCTGGACGAGACCTCGCGGTTCTGCGCGGAGCGGGAACGGTACGGCAAGCCGCTGGCGAACCTCGGCAACATCAAGATCAAGCTCGGCCGGATCCAGTCCCGGCTGCTGCTCGCCCGGCTGGCCGCCTACCACGCCGTCCACCTCCTCGACCGGGGACTGCCGTGTGACGCCGAGCTGATGAACGCCAAGCTGGTCAACGTCGAGTCCGCGCTGGAATCGGCGCGCGACGCGATGGACATCCACGCCGCCAGCGGGCTGTTCACGGACCGGCCCGTGGAGCGCTACCTGCGCGACGCGCACCACATCTTCGCCCCGGCCGGGACCTCCGACATCCAGCTGCTGCGCCTGGGCGAGCTGGCGCTCGGTGCCCCCAAGGGCGAGTGGTCCAGCCGGCTGTCGGACGTGGTGCGCACGGAGGCGGCGGAGGACCCGGACGAGGGGGCGGCGCCCGCCCGTCTCCCGCGGGAGCGGACGGAGTTGCAGCCGACCGGTTAGCGCACCGCGGGGCCGCGCCGAATGCCGAAGCCCGCGCCACTGCTCCCGGCGGCTGCGTCCGGGAGAAGCGGTACGGGCTACGGTCGTGCGGCGCGCGGTCTCAGCCTTCCTCGGCTTCGGCCTGCCGCCGCTCCATGCGGTGGATCTGCTCGACGAGTTCGGCCGCCATCGACTTGATGGTCTCCAGGCCCTCGCGTCCCCACGGCCGGCGTTCGAGGTCCACCACGCAGACCGTACCGAGCGCCATGCCCGTACGGTCGATGAGCGGGGCGCCCAGGTAGGAGCGGATGCCGATCTCGTCCACGACCGGGTTGCCCGCGAAGCGCGGGTAGTCGCAGACGTCCTCCAGCACCAGCGCCTTGCGGCGGACGATGACGTGCGGGCAGTAGCCGTGGTCGCGGGCCATCACCCGGCCGGGCTGGGCGCTCGGCGGAGCGGGGCCCAGCTCGACGGGTGCCTGGTCGCTGCCGGGCGTGTAGAGCCCGGCGAAGTACTGCCGGTGCTCGTCGATGAAGTTGACCATGGCGTACGGCGCCCGGGTCGTCCGGGCCAGCTTGCGCGCGAACGCGTCGAAGGCGGGCAGCGGCGCGTCGCCGATGCCCAGTTCGCGCAGCCGGGCGACGCGGGCCGGCGCCTCGTGGTCCTCCGGGGTCAGCAGCAGATGGCGCGTGGGGTCGTAGGAGGCGTACGACGCGCGCGGGACGGGACGGGTCACGGGAGCTCCGGGGTGGCGGCGAGGGCGGGGGACAGCAGGTGCCGGACGAGCGCGACCAGGACATGGGTGGACGAACTGCACTGGCGCGCGTCGCAGAGCACGACCGGGGTGCCGGGGCCGAGGGCCATCGCGGTGCGCACCTCGTCCGGCTCGTAGTGGTACGCGCCGTCGAACTCGTTGACGGCGACGACGAAGGAGATGCCGCGCCGCTCGAAGAAGTCGACGGCGGCGAAGCACTGGTCCAGGCGGCGGGTGTCGGCGAGGATGACGGCGCCGAGCGCCCCGTTGGACAGTTCGTCCCACAGGAACCAGAAGCGGTCCTGGCCCGGGGTGCCGAAGAGGTAGACGACGTGCTCCCGGCCGAGGGTGATCCGGCCGAAGTCCATGGCGACCGTGGTGGTGTTCTTGTCCTCGACGCCCGCCAGGTCGTCGGTGCCCACGCTGACCTGGGTGAGCAGCTCCTCCGTACTGAGCGGTTCGATCTCGCTGACCGCGCCGACGAACGTCGTCTTGCCCACCCCGAAGCCCCCGGCGACCAGGATCTTCAGCGCCAGCGGGAAGGGGTCGAGGTCCGCCCCCGCGGCGGACGCGGGCCGGGCATCGGCGGACAGGGCGTCAGAGCCGTTTGCGTAGTCCATGCAGCACCGCCTCCAGCAGGGCTCGGTCGGTACGGTTCGGGGAGTCCGGCCCGCCGGCGCCCACCGGGACGGGCGCGCGGGCGGCGAGCGCCCCGCAGTCGACGAGATCGGCCAGCAGGACCTTGGTGACCACGGCGGGCAGGCGTATGTGCGCGGCGATCTCGGCGACCGATACCGGGCCGCCGCACAGCCCGAGCACCTGCGCGTAGTCGGGCCCCTGACAGGTGGCGGGCGGCTTGCCGGTGGCTATGACCATGGTCAGCAGGTCGAAGTGCGCGGTCGGCCTGGTCCGGCCGTTGCTGACCGTGTACGGGCGGACCAGGCGGCCGGCCTCGTCGTCCAGCCACGGGATGTCGCGGCCCGCTCTGCGGCGGCGCCGTACGCCCATCCTCAGCGACCGCCCGCGCGGGCCTGCTGTCGCACGGGCGTCGCGAGGTAGGGCCGTACGCTCTTGACCAGCATCCCCATCTCGTAGCCGAGGACCGCGACATCGGCGTCCCGGCCCGCCAGCACGGCCAGGCACGCGCCGGACCCGGCCGTGGAGACGAACAGGAACGTGGTCTCCAGCTCGACGACGACCTGGAGCACGTCGTCGCCGTTGCCGAAGCGCACGCCGGCGCTGCGGGCGAGGGAGTACAGGCCGGAGGAGAGGGCGGCGAGGTGGTCGGCGCTGTCCGGGTCGAAGCCGTGGGCCGCCTTGACCAGGCCGTCCGAGGACAGCAGCAGCGCGCTGGTCGCATGCGGTACGCGGTTGACGAGTCCGGTCAGCAGCCAGGACAGGTCGGTGTGCCGGCTTCCCTGTAGCGCAGGGGCCTGCGTGTGCACGTCACTCACCATGGTCGCGGTCGTCTCCTCGGCGGGGGTCGGTCCTGTCGTGGCCGGCTTCGGTACCGGCCCGGTAACTGTCGTAACCGTCGTGGTCGGCGGGACTGCCGTAGCTCTCGTCGGCGAGGCTGATGCCGCGGCGGAAGGCGGCCATCAGACCGGGGTCGTGTTCGGGTTCGGGCCTGCCGTCGCGGCGTCCGGCGGACGGCAGGATCGGGTCGCCGCGCAGCTGGGGCACCAGGTGCTCCTGCTTGCGGCGGCGCGGCAGGCTGGGGCGGGTGCCGTCGTCCGCCACGGGCGGGGCGGGCGGCATGAGGACGGGGCCCGGGTCGGCCGCGGTGTGCGGCTCGGAGTGGTGCGGGTCGGGGTGCCGGTCCGCGCCGGTGAAGGGGTCGGGGGCGCGGTGCGCGCCGGCCGGGCGCGGGGCATCGGCCGGTGCCGCGGTGGCGTGCACGGTGTGCGTACCGGCGTGCGGGGTGTCGGGGGCGCTGGGCCATACGCCGTCGCCGTACACGATGTCCGGGTACGCGCCTTCGGCGGCCCCCGCCACGGGCGCACCGTGCGCGGCCTGGACGAGCCGCCGGCGCGGGCCGCGCGGGGCCGCGCCGTCATCGTCGTACGCGCTTCGGTACCCGGACGCGGCATCGGTCAGGGTGCGCGGCTCCGGGACCGTCAGGTCGATGTCCCCGGCGTCCGTGAACGATTCGTCACCGTCCCCCTGCTCCGTCTGCGGGCCGAGCAGGCCCTTCGGCACGACGATGACGGCCTGCACACCGCCGTAGATGTTGCTCTGCAGGCGCACCACGATGCCGTGCCGCCGCGCGAGCGAGGAGACCACGAAGAGCCCGATGCGCCCGTCGCTCAGCAGCTCGGCCACGTCGATGTGGTCGGGGTCGGCGAGCAGCCCGTTCATCCGGGACTGCTCGTCCAGGGACATGCCCAGGCCGCGGTCCTCGACCTCGACGGCGAGGCCGGCCGTGACCAGCTGGGCGCGCAGCAGGACGCTCGTCTGCGGGGAGGAGTAGACGGTGGCGTTCTCGACGAGTTCGGCGAGCAGGTGGATGACGTCGGCGACGGCGTGGCCGCGCAGGGTGCCCTCGATCGGCGGCACCAGCTTGATGCGCGGGTACTGCTCGACCTCGGCGATGGAGGAGCGCAGCACCTCGGTCATGGTGACCGGGCGGCTCCACTGGCGGCGGGAGATGGCGCCGCCGAGGACGGCGAGGTTCTCGGCGTGCCGGCGGATGCGGGTCGCGAGGTGGTCGACGTGGAAGATCCCCTTGAGCAGGTCGGGGTCCTCGATCTGGTTCTCCAGCTCGTCCAGCAGCTCGATCTCGCGGTGCACCAGGGACTGCAGGCGCCGGGCGAGGTTCACGAAGACCTCGACCTTCTGCTCGTTGCCGCTGGCGTTGCCGCGCGCGATGGCCACGCCCTCCAGGACCGCCGCCTCGGCCGCCCGGCCCGCCTCGGCCACCTCATGGGCGAGCAGGTCGAGGGCGTCGCCGGCGGGCGGCGCGGCGGCCGGTGCACGCTCGCGCAGCTGCAGCCACTCTCCCTCTCGTACCCGTTCCAGCAGGTCGTGGAGGTCGTGCCGGCCGCGGGCGCAGACTTCGCGCAGGCGCGCGTGGCGGGCCACGACGGCGCGTGCCTCGTTGGCGGCGGCGGTGCCGGCGGCCGTCACGATGGCGCAGACCACGGCGCTGGCGCCGAGCAGTACGGCCCAGTCGCGGCCGGCCAGCTCGGCGCCGCCGACCCGTACGACGAAGGCGGTGGCGGCCGAGCAGGTGGCGGCGACCAGGAGGCAGGGCACGGCGGCGAGCCGCACCAGGCGGGTTCGTATCGCCGAGTCGGCGGCCGTCTCCGGGAAGGCGGCCCGGCCGTGCCGCCCGCCCTCCCGCTCCCGGCGCCGGGAGCCCGCCGACGCGGACTCCGCCCCCTCGGGGCAGCCCGGGGAGCCCTGGGTCTCCTGGATGGCAGGAGTCCCCTGGGGGAATGCAGCAGGCATCGGCGCCCTCCGGATCGGCCGTCGGCAGTTCGCGGAGCACGCACGCTAGTTGTTACGGGGGTGGCACTTGGGCGCACTTCGGCGTTTCGCTACCCCACGCCACCTCCCCCCGAGGGGCGCCCCCGCACGCCAGTGCGTATCCGCCCG includes:
- a CDS encoding acyl-CoA dehydrogenase family protein, encoding MHRYFTNQRHEALRRRVRDFAESEVRPRIAEMEAARTVCHDLSRLIARQGWIGATVHRAYGGMGAGHLAKTVIIEELSRVSGAMGAMVQASQLGAAKIIHFGSAEQKKTWLPAIATGACLPTIAVTEPQSGGQVLGMTGTAVRDGDDYVLNGRKIYVGNSHVGDLHGVVMRTGEGSSGLSAFLVEADRPGVRAGAQRPAMGLHGFGFGELFFDNCRVPAANLLGREGDGLAVAYSSSVLYGRPNLTAVSLGIHQAVLDETSRFCAERERYGKPLANLGNIKIKLGRIQSRLLLARLAAYHAVHLLDRGLPCDAELMNAKLVNVESALESARDAMDIHAASGLFTDRPVERYLRDAHHIFAPAGTSDIQLLRLGELALGAPKGEWSSRLSDVVRTEAAEDPDEGAAPARLPRERTELQPTG
- a CDS encoding GTP-binding protein, producing the protein MDYANGSDALSADARPASAAGADLDPFPLALKILVAGGFGVGKTTFVGAVSEIEPLSTEELLTQVSVGTDDLAGVEDKNTTTVAMDFGRITLGREHVVYLFGTPGQDRFWFLWDELSNGALGAVILADTRRLDQCFAAVDFFERRGISFVVAVNEFDGAYHYEPDEVRTAMALGPGTPVVLCDARQCSSSTHVLVALVRHLLSPALAATPELP
- a CDS encoding GAF domain-containing protein, coding for MTRPVPRASYASYDPTRHLLLTPEDHEAPARVARLRELGIGDAPLPAFDAFARKLARTTRAPYAMVNFIDEHRQYFAGLYTPGSDQAPVELGPAPPSAQPGRVMARDHGYCPHVIVRRKALVLEDVCDYPRFAGNPVVDEIGIRSYLGAPLIDRTGMALGTVCVVDLERRPWGREGLETIKSMAAELVEQIHRMERRQAEAEEG
- a CDS encoding amidohydrolase family protein, giving the protein MDTTDRSEEVSPAARPPRPFSRRRFLQGTASAAAVTGLAGLPGPLAGAAHAADATGLPILSFTAATNGSATLSPAGDRLIAEIQNVLWSVPRGGGEARALTPPDLEPTRPVFSPDGSRIAVCAYRGGGFHIWTLRPDGTDLRQLTDGPWDDRGPAWSPDGTRLAFASERGGDPVAGSPYRIWVLDVRTRKLTQITGRAGQRGPLQDGAWEDFDPTWSPDGARLWFVRGTVSETALDSRTIVSVQADGGGEVTAEHTDTSGGQVMVPAVAPAAKGGPARLAYLRTTERPGATCALVVDGAQVPVDGDVEPVPPRWISRDELLLTVGGQFTVLRPGAPDDAETIDFKAELPVRRPRYEVKDYGFERTGVRPVRGVHLPALSPDGRQVAFAALNSLWVTPTSGGRPRRVVRADPTRYVLGPSWARDGRSLLYADDRDGLFAVRRHDLTTGAETVLAEGGRVQPALSPDGGRLAAIDMSGNLVVRDLAAGTERVAAEPLGGGGVPGRPSWSPDGRYLAFCDRNRLNRRFREGYNLIRIIDTRTGNDRLHTPGPGTTLLSIADRYDSGPVWSPDGRWLALIAESALWVLPVRPDGTPDGAPRRLTDESADHPSWSGDSRTLLYLSAGRLRLIGVHGGAARTVKVALDHRGTRARDTVVHAGRFWDGTGEEVREDVDLVVRDGRITAVEPHARAGRRAARRVDASARTVIPGLWDSHTHPWQTTYGGRQTALQLAYGITTAVSFGGFSYEQARIREAVTAGTLAGPRLLACGELLDGSRVAYSMGRAHSTREGLRRSLERGAALDWDFVKTYVRAPGWIMAEAARFAHQRLGVRSGGHLLTPGVQLGQDLTTHLQATQRLEFGHAVTATGHAYEDVEEVYTATNFHLIATPFTASVLLGADPGLADDARVKTLMPPWDAALVRENAGKRPTPQQLGDIETEVGVYRRVLRGGGLVALGTDQPLTPVGLHLHLALRALHRYGLTPAQALRTATALPARVFGADRDLGTLEEGKLADLVIVDGDPFTDFASLVRTAAVLRGGRLYEQRDLVAAFPAPTARAARAAAREADWLAVGRRHRRDSCCGG
- a CDS encoding sensor histidine kinase, with the protein product MPAAFPQGTPAIQETQGSPGCPEGAESASAGSRRREREGGRHGRAAFPETAADSAIRTRLVRLAAVPCLLVAATCSAATAFVVRVGGAELAGRDWAVLLGASAVVCAIVTAAGTAAANEARAVVARHARLREVCARGRHDLHDLLERVREGEWLQLRERAPAAAPPAGDALDLLAHEVAEAGRAAEAAVLEGVAIARGNASGNEQKVEVFVNLARRLQSLVHREIELLDELENQIEDPDLLKGIFHVDHLATRIRRHAENLAVLGGAISRRQWSRPVTMTEVLRSSIAEVEQYPRIKLVPPIEGTLRGHAVADVIHLLAELVENATVYSSPQTSVLLRAQLVTAGLAVEVEDRGLGMSLDEQSRMNGLLADPDHIDVAELLSDGRIGLFVVSSLARRHGIVVRLQSNIYGGVQAVIVVPKGLLGPQTEQGDGDESFTDAGDIDLTVPEPRTLTDAASGYRSAYDDDGAAPRGPRRRLVQAAHGAPVAGAAEGAYPDIVYGDGVWPSAPDTPHAGTHTVHATAAPADAPRPAGAHRAPDPFTGADRHPDPHHSEPHTAADPGPVLMPPAPPVADDGTRPSLPRRRKQEHLVPQLRGDPILPSAGRRDGRPEPEHDPGLMAAFRRGISLADESYGSPADHDGYDSYRAGTEAGHDRTDPRRGDDRDHGE
- a CDS encoding Gfo/Idh/MocA family protein; protein product: MTDDLRLGVIGFGLRGDLALTAHRPGYGARVAAVADTDPKALAFATRRLPGAEAFTDHRALLDHPDLDALLVLTPDHTHADLACQALRAGHPVFVEKPLAISVEDCDTILRTAHDTGTRLYVGHNMRHMPVIRLMRELITRGDIGRVRTVWVRHFVGHGGDYYFKDWHAERRHTNGLLLQKGAHDLDALHWLAGGYARQVQALGDLMVYDDPGMRRAPGEPRPEDWLEHDAHWPPGDQRGLNPRIDVEDVSLVNMRLDNGVLAAYQQCHFSPDYWRNYTVIGDAGRLENFGDGPGGSVRVWNSRQSGYRADADAVYQLPAGETDDEAGHGGADPLLVDEFLRFVRHGGRTDTSPVAARMAVAAGALATASLRGGGTPREVPPLDPVLVDYFERGQTKKV
- a CDS encoding DUF742 domain-containing protein; amino-acid sequence: MGVRRRRRAGRDIPWLDDEAGRLVRPYTVSNGRTRPTAHFDLLTMVIATGKPPATCQGPDYAQVLGLCGGPVSVAEIAAHIRLPAVVTKVLLADLVDCGALAARAPVPVGAGGPDSPNRTDRALLEAVLHGLRKRL
- a CDS encoding roadblock/LC7 domain-containing protein; translated protein: MVSDVHTQAPALQGSRHTDLSWLLTGLVNRVPHATSALLLSSDGLVKAAHGFDPDSADHLAALSSGLYSLARSAGVRFGNGDDVLQVVVELETTFLFVSTAGSGACLAVLAGRDADVAVLGYEMGMLVKSVRPYLATPVRQQARAGGR